A genomic segment from Bradyrhizobium sp. ISRA430 encodes:
- the aat gene encoding leucyl/phenylalanyl-tRNA--protein transferase has product MTSRESASSEITPAVLLRAYACGIFPMAESADDPTLFWVEPEMRGVIPLDGFRVASRLARTVRSDALRVTVNTAFKATIAGCAAPQTGREDTWINKRIRDLYGGLHELGHCHSVEAWQGDDLVGGLYGVSLGRAFFGESMFHTARDASKVALVHLVARLIYGGFELLDTQYVTEHLKSFGAVEISRRRYTGLLDRALAGEPADFLKLSAGEAIPGARALEIIASRQ; this is encoded by the coding sequence ATGACTTCGCGCGAATCCGCTTCGTCTGAAATCACGCCGGCTGTGCTCTTGCGCGCCTATGCCTGCGGCATCTTTCCAATGGCCGAGAGCGCCGATGATCCGACCCTGTTCTGGGTCGAGCCGGAGATGCGGGGCGTCATTCCGCTCGATGGGTTCCGCGTTGCCTCGCGTCTCGCACGGACCGTGCGCTCGGATGCGCTTCGTGTCACCGTCAACACCGCGTTCAAGGCGACCATCGCCGGCTGCGCTGCGCCGCAGACCGGACGCGAGGACACCTGGATCAACAAGCGCATCCGCGATCTCTATGGCGGCCTGCACGAGCTCGGCCATTGCCACAGCGTCGAGGCCTGGCAAGGCGACGATCTCGTCGGCGGCCTCTACGGCGTGAGCCTCGGGCGCGCCTTCTTCGGTGAGAGCATGTTCCACACCGCGCGCGATGCCTCCAAGGTGGCGTTGGTGCATCTGGTTGCGCGCCTCATCTACGGCGGCTTCGAGCTGCTCGACACGCAATATGTCACCGAGCATCTGAAGAGCTTTGGCGCGGTCGAGATTTCACGGCGGCGCTACACCGGCCTGCTCGACAGGGCGCTGGCCGGCGAGCCGGCCGATTTCCTGAAGCTGTCTGCGGGAGAAGCAATCCCGGGCGCACGCGCGCTCGAGATCATCGCGTCACGGCAATAG
- a CDS encoding DUF2155 domain-containing protein encodes MSNKPDSLLKPREMFRTLTLTGLAALLAASAMTLAPPAQAQIGTIFSDPPPRPPGSIPRGQPQPQIPDDDEEVPELPPQGRVLPSRPMPRQSNPQGNIQGNALPGPVETQPLAPPPGTTVAPQNQPPSVAVAPPNPQGAPQPGAAPGQRQPQQKGGVPQAPASLQPGDEVVTEPPAQKIVNKKATFSGLDKITGRIINFDEDVGETVQFGALRVKTDACYTRPATEAANTDAFVEVDEITLQGEVKRIFSGWMFAASPGLHGVEHPIYDIWLTDCKEPQQTIATAAPDPAAAKPPPPAQKKAAPKQVQQRPPQPLPPPQQPQPAAPPPQQQPGLFNFPGFSR; translated from the coding sequence ATGTCCAACAAGCCCGATTCGCTGTTGAAGCCGCGCGAGATGTTTCGAACCCTTACCCTGACAGGACTTGCGGCGCTGCTGGCCGCCTCGGCGATGACGCTTGCGCCGCCTGCGCAGGCGCAGATCGGCACGATCTTCTCCGACCCGCCGCCGCGGCCGCCGGGCAGCATTCCGCGCGGCCAGCCGCAGCCGCAGATCCCTGATGACGACGAGGAGGTGCCGGAGCTGCCGCCGCAAGGCCGTGTGCTGCCGTCGCGCCCGATGCCGCGTCAAAGCAATCCTCAAGGCAACATTCAGGGCAACGCGCTGCCCGGGCCGGTCGAGACCCAGCCCCTGGCGCCGCCGCCGGGCACCACCGTTGCTCCGCAGAACCAGCCGCCGTCCGTGGCGGTCGCCCCGCCCAATCCGCAAGGAGCGCCGCAGCCGGGCGCGGCACCTGGCCAGCGCCAGCCCCAGCAGAAGGGCGGCGTGCCGCAGGCGCCAGCGAGCCTCCAGCCGGGCGATGAGGTCGTCACCGAGCCGCCGGCGCAGAAGATCGTGAACAAGAAGGCGACCTTCTCGGGCCTCGACAAGATCACGGGCCGCATCATCAATTTCGACGAGGACGTCGGTGAGACCGTGCAGTTCGGCGCGCTGCGCGTTAAGACCGACGCCTGCTACACGCGGCCGGCGACGGAAGCGGCCAACACCGACGCTTTCGTCGAGGTCGACGAGATCACCTTGCAGGGCGAGGTGAAGCGGATTTTCTCGGGCTGGATGTTCGCGGCCAGCCCGGGCCTGCACGGCGTCGAGCACCCGATCTACGACATCTGGCTCACCGATTGCAAAGAGCCGCAGCAGACCATCGCGACCGCGGCACCCGACCCCGCCGCCGCAAAGCCGCCGCCACCTGCGCAGAAGAAGGCCGCGCCGAAGCAGGTGCAGCAGCGTCCGCCACAGCCATTGCCGCCTCCGCAGCAGCCGCAGCCGGCTGCACCGCCGCCGCAGCAGCAACCGGGCCTGTTCAATTTCCCCGGATTTAGTCGCTAG
- a CDS encoding alpha/beta hydrolase: MPVVLDPDAAAVYRAFQEAGRPAYESLTAPEARAYYSQARFATNPDAPELARIAELAIPASHGAIPARIYVPAELRRRDGLSPALVFFHGGGWVIGDLETHDVACRKLAIEGALIVISVDYRLAPEHKFPAAVDDAIAATKWVAANARNLGIDAARLSVGGDSAGGNLAAVVALAARDGNGPAIAGQVLIYPAIDFAMTHGSHSEPETSVLLTHSVIRWFRDHYLNGVADIQDWRASPARAATLLGLPPAYVLTAGADPLRDEGEEYAARLKRAGVSVTSRHFPGQFHGFFTMGKLLPQANVAASEIGAWLKGLG; this comes from the coding sequence ATGCCCGTCGTACTCGATCCCGATGCCGCCGCCGTCTACAGGGCGTTCCAGGAGGCCGGCCGCCCCGCCTATGAGAGCCTAACCGCGCCGGAAGCGCGCGCCTATTATTCGCAGGCGCGCTTTGCCACCAATCCGGACGCACCGGAGCTGGCGCGCATCGCGGAGCTGGCGATCCCGGCGTCGCACGGCGCGATCCCGGCGCGCATCTATGTTCCCGCCGAGCTGCGACGGCGCGACGGATTGTCGCCTGCGCTGGTGTTCTTCCACGGCGGCGGCTGGGTGATCGGCGATCTCGAGACCCATGATGTCGCCTGCCGCAAGCTCGCGATCGAAGGCGCGCTGATCGTGATCTCGGTAGACTACCGCCTCGCGCCCGAGCACAAGTTTCCCGCCGCCGTCGACGATGCGATCGCCGCGACCAAATGGGTTGCGGCCAACGCGCGCAATCTCGGCATCGACGCCGCGCGCCTCTCGGTCGGCGGCGACAGCGCCGGCGGCAATCTCGCAGCCGTCGTCGCGCTCGCCGCGCGCGACGGCAACGGTCCTGCGATCGCAGGTCAGGTCTTGATCTATCCGGCGATCGATTTCGCCATGACGCATGGCTCTCACAGCGAGCCCGAGACCAGCGTGCTGCTCACGCATTCGGTGATCCGCTGGTTCCGCGATCATTATCTCAACGGCGTCGCCGACATCCAGGACTGGCGCGCTTCGCCGGCACGCGCCGCGACGCTTCTCGGCCTGCCGCCGGCCTATGTGCTCACCGCCGGCGCCGATCCGCTCCGCGATGAAGGCGAAGAGTACGCCGCGCGTCTGAAGCGGGCCGGCGTGAGCGTCACCTCCAGGCACTTTCCCGGGCAGTTCCACGGCTTCTTCACCATGGGCAAGCTGCTCCCGCAGGCAAACGTTGCCGCGAGCGAGATCGGCGCATGGCTGAAAGGCTTGGGCTAG
- a CDS encoding Na+-dependent transporter, whose protein sequence is MSISLRTIFAVPLRGLTWLGDQGTRAVAALVFIAIAVPPIGALLRPYVTEAIFCLLCISFMRVDLAALYGHLRRPGLVAAATAWTTIGVPMLVGLLAWSTGFDSRSPGLFLALMLQGMASPMMASPALAAMIGLDATLVLVTLVTSTALVPFTASLFASLFLGASLSITPLTLGLKLLGLLAGSLLAATVIRRAVGTDAIHRHRRPIDGINIIILLVFASAVMGDVASDLVTDPVFTIGVALMAFAVYFTLLAVTTLLFRRVGYERALALGLMVSQRNLGLMLAATAGALPPTTWLYFALTQFPIHLAPYMLTPIARRLMARVHASGAAAAGSPT, encoded by the coding sequence ATGTCTATCAGCCTTCGAACCATCTTCGCCGTTCCCCTGCGCGGGCTCACCTGGCTCGGCGACCAGGGCACGCGCGCGGTGGCGGCGCTGGTGTTCATCGCGATTGCGGTGCCGCCGATCGGGGCGCTGCTGCGCCCCTACGTCACCGAGGCGATCTTCTGCCTGCTCTGCATCTCCTTCATGCGCGTCGATCTGGCCGCGCTCTACGGCCATTTGCGCCGGCCCGGGCTGGTCGCGGCCGCCACGGCGTGGACCACGATCGGCGTGCCCATGCTCGTCGGGCTGCTCGCCTGGTCGACCGGGTTCGACAGCCGCTCGCCCGGCCTCTTCCTCGCGCTGATGCTGCAAGGCATGGCCTCGCCGATGATGGCCTCACCCGCGCTCGCCGCGATGATCGGCCTCGACGCCACGCTGGTGCTGGTCACACTGGTGACCTCGACCGCGCTCGTGCCTTTCACCGCCTCGCTGTTCGCAAGCCTGTTCCTCGGCGCCAGCCTCAGCATCACGCCGCTCACGCTCGGCTTGAAGCTGCTCGGCCTGCTTGCCGGATCGCTGCTCGCCGCGACTGTCATCCGCCGTGCCGTCGGCACTGATGCGATCCACCGCCACAGGCGGCCGATCGACGGCATCAACATCATCATCCTGCTGGTGTTCGCGTCGGCGGTGATGGGCGATGTGGCGAGCGACCTCGTGACCGATCCGGTCTTCACGATCGGCGTCGCGCTGATGGCGTTTGCGGTCTATTTCACGCTGTTGGCGGTCACGACGCTGCTCTTCCGCCGCGTCGGGTACGAGCGCGCGCTGGCGCTCGGGCTGATGGTGTCACAGCGCAATCTGGGGCTGATGCTGGCTGCGACCGCGGGCGCGCTGCCGCCGACGACCTGGCTCTACTTTGCGCTCACCCAGTTTCCGATCCACCTCGCTCCCTACATGCTGACGCCGATCGCGCGCCGCTTGATGGCCCGCGTGCACGCGTCCGGCGCAGCGGCCGCAGGCAGCCCGACCTAG
- a CDS encoding LysR family transcriptional regulator, with translation MTRRPPTVSGLPLNALRSFEAAARHLSFTKAGLELRVSQAAVSQQVRILEESLRVKLFRRLTRGLALTEEGEALQPAISDAFSRINQVLDRFENGRMREILTIGVVGTFASGWLLPRLKSFTARHPHIDIRIFANNNRVDLGGEGLDYAIRFGDGAWHGTNAERLVDAHFTPMCAPTIAKRLETPVDLHQEVLLRSYRTGEWAQWFEAVKCRQPRMAGPTFDSSVSLAHAAAQGAGVALLPVVLFSDDVSRKRLVCPYDSQVYLGSYWLTSLKSKRFSHAMQAFRGWILEECKKKRRHER, from the coding sequence GTGACCCGCCGTCCGCCCACCGTTTCCGGCCTGCCGCTCAATGCGCTCCGTTCATTCGAGGCGGCAGCGCGTCATCTCAGCTTCACCAAGGCCGGCCTCGAACTTCGCGTGTCGCAGGCCGCTGTGAGCCAGCAGGTGCGGATCCTCGAAGAGAGCCTGCGCGTAAAGCTCTTCAGGCGATTGACACGTGGGCTTGCCCTTACCGAAGAAGGTGAAGCGCTGCAGCCTGCGATCTCCGACGCCTTCAGTCGAATCAACCAGGTGCTGGACCGGTTTGAGAACGGTCGAATGCGCGAGATCCTGACGATTGGTGTGGTCGGTACGTTCGCGTCCGGCTGGCTCCTTCCGCGCCTCAAGAGCTTCACGGCCAGGCATCCGCACATCGACATCAGAATCTTTGCGAACAATAATCGCGTGGACCTCGGTGGCGAAGGATTGGACTACGCCATTCGTTTCGGCGATGGCGCGTGGCACGGAACGAATGCCGAGCGTCTGGTCGATGCGCACTTCACGCCGATGTGCGCGCCAACCATTGCGAAGCGGCTCGAAACCCCGGTCGACCTCCACCAAGAGGTGCTGTTGCGGTCTTATCGGACGGGCGAGTGGGCGCAGTGGTTCGAAGCGGTGAAGTGCCGGCAGCCTCGTATGGCCGGCCCGACCTTTGATTCATCGGTCTCGTTGGCGCATGCGGCAGCCCAAGGCGCCGGAGTCGCGCTGTTGCCCGTCGTCTTGTTTTCGGATGACGTGTCGCGCAAACGGCTGGTCTGTCCTTATGACAGTCAGGTCTATCTCGGATCGTATTGGCTCACGTCCCTGAAATCGAAGCGTTTTTCACACGCCATGCAAGCGTTCCGGGGCTGGATATTGGAAGAGTGCAAGAAAAAGAGACGGCACGAGAGATGA
- the bla gene encoding class A beta-lactamase, which produces MLTRRQFGSSALAFAGSAFLPKISSAAPAGTARLIEAITELELKSGGRLGVSVLDTKTGALIHHKGDERFPMCSTFKVLASAAILKGAGGRLDRLERRVRVEQADIVENSPVSREHVGGEGMSLLEVCDAAITRSDNTAGNLLLKNIGGTTGLTSFARSLGDKVTRLDRIEPALNEAAPGDPRDTTTPNAMAANFRRLLLGNVLLPEARDQLAKWLIANKTGDSRLRAGLPQGWRVGDKTGAGEHGTTNDVAIVWPPEHPPLIIAVYLTGSALDPNGRNDIIASVGREIGKTLG; this is translated from the coding sequence ATGCTTACGCGACGTCAGTTCGGCTCATCAGCACTTGCGTTCGCAGGAAGTGCCTTCCTGCCCAAGATTTCGAGTGCGGCGCCAGCCGGAACAGCACGACTGATCGAGGCCATTACAGAGCTGGAACTGAAGAGCGGAGGCCGGCTCGGCGTTTCCGTGCTCGACACGAAAACGGGAGCACTGATTCATCACAAGGGAGATGAACGCTTTCCCATGTGCAGCACATTCAAGGTGCTTGCGTCCGCAGCAATCCTCAAAGGCGCAGGCGGCAGGCTGGACCGCCTCGAACGGCGCGTTCGCGTTGAGCAAGCCGACATCGTGGAGAACTCGCCCGTGAGCCGTGAGCATGTTGGCGGCGAAGGAATGTCGCTCCTTGAGGTCTGCGACGCTGCCATTACCAGGAGCGACAACACCGCCGGAAACCTGCTTTTGAAAAATATCGGCGGCACGACCGGGCTGACCAGCTTTGCGCGGAGCCTCGGCGACAAGGTGACGCGATTGGACCGGATCGAACCCGCACTGAACGAGGCGGCGCCGGGCGATCCGCGCGACACCACGACACCAAATGCAATGGCCGCAAACTTCAGGCGCTTGCTGCTCGGCAACGTGCTCCTGCCGGAAGCTCGCGATCAGCTCGCGAAATGGCTGATCGCGAACAAGACCGGAGATAGCCGATTGCGCGCCGGCCTGCCGCAAGGCTGGCGCGTGGGCGACAAGACCGGAGCGGGCGAACACGGCACCACCAACGACGTAGCGATCGTATGGCCGCCCGAGCACCCGCCGCTGATCATCGCAGTTTACCTCACCGGATCCGCGCTCGACCCGAATGGGCGAAATGACATCATCGCATCTGTAGGACGTGAGATCGGCAAGACTCTTGGCTGA
- a CDS encoding GlxA family transcriptional regulator encodes MIGILIFPDFQLLDAAGPISAFEIGARYAAKPLAIRVLAVNAGPVRSSSGVEMVARDFKSANAITTLVVAGGEGVAAAARCPATLAFVQRLARRGVRVASVCSGAYVLAEAGLLDGRRATTHWGRTRDFVARYPKVKFEPDQIFTRDGNVWTSAGISAGIDLALAMVTEDHGEEVAQQTARQLVLYHRRSGGQSQFSSLLELKAPNGRFGGLLSWARENLDAPLTVEDLADRAGMSARHFARAFAAETGTTPSKAIERLRVEVARERVQSSREAIELVAEATGFRDPERMRRAFIRAFGQPPQALRRAARAG; translated from the coding sequence ATGATCGGCATCCTGATCTTCCCGGATTTCCAGTTGCTCGATGCGGCAGGTCCCATCTCGGCCTTCGAGATCGGCGCGCGCTACGCCGCCAAGCCGCTCGCGATCCGCGTGCTCGCCGTCAATGCAGGCCCGGTGCGCAGTTCGTCCGGCGTCGAGATGGTCGCGCGTGATTTCAAATCAGCCAATGCAATTACGACCCTTGTCGTTGCCGGCGGTGAGGGCGTGGCTGCGGCGGCACGCTGCCCCGCCACGCTGGCCTTCGTGCAGCGGCTTGCGCGGCGCGGCGTGCGGGTCGCGAGCGTCTGCTCGGGCGCCTACGTGCTGGCCGAGGCCGGACTGCTCGACGGCCGCCGCGCCACCACGCATTGGGGGCGCACGCGCGACTTCGTCGCGCGCTATCCGAAGGTGAAGTTCGAGCCAGACCAGATCTTCACCCGCGACGGCAATGTGTGGACCTCGGCCGGCATCAGCGCCGGCATCGACCTTGCGCTGGCGATGGTCACCGAGGATCACGGCGAGGAGGTGGCACAGCAGACCGCGCGGCAGCTCGTGCTCTACCACCGCCGCAGCGGCGGCCAGTCGCAATTCTCCTCGCTGCTGGAATTGAAGGCGCCGAACGGCCGATTCGGCGGGCTGTTGTCATGGGCGCGCGAAAATCTCGACGCACCGCTGACGGTGGAAGATCTCGCCGACCGCGCCGGCATGAGCGCGCGGCATTTCGCCCGCGCCTTTGCCGCCGAGACCGGCACGACGCCGTCCAAGGCGATCGAGCGGCTGCGTGTCGAGGTCGCGCGCGAGCGCGTGCAGTCCTCGCGCGAGGCGATCGAGCTCGTCGCGGAGGCGACCGGCTTTCGCGATCCCGAGCGGATGCGACGCGCCTTCATCCGCGCCTTCGGCCAGCCGCCGCAGGCGCTGCGGCGCGCGGCGCGGGCCGGCTAG
- a CDS encoding DUF899 family protein: MEHLHYPNESTEYRAARNALLDEEIALRAQIETVAAKRRALPLGGEVLQDYVFERIGKTSMPEQVRMSDLFGPHDTLILYSFMYGPERELPCPGCTHLLDGLDGAARHIGKRAAFHIVAKSPIARLAAWAHERGWEHLSLLSTAGNSYDADYFGDTSKFSRGMRAQHHVPDGQNWDETIFNVFKKASGKIRHFWGSEMSFAPPAPKQHHRAGDLVDPLWGLLDMTPEGRGDFFPKVRYD, translated from the coding sequence ATGGAGCATCTCCACTACCCCAACGAAAGCACTGAATATCGCGCCGCGCGAAATGCGTTGCTGGACGAGGAGATCGCCCTCCGGGCGCAGATTGAAACCGTGGCCGCCAAGCGTCGCGCGCTGCCGCTCGGCGGCGAGGTGCTGCAGGACTATGTCTTCGAGCGGATCGGCAAAACGAGCATGCCGGAACAGGTCAGGATGTCGGATCTGTTCGGCCCGCACGATACGCTGATCCTGTACAGCTTCATGTATGGGCCGGAACGCGAGCTGCCCTGCCCCGGCTGCACCCATCTGCTTGACGGGCTCGACGGCGCCGCACGACATATCGGCAAGCGCGCAGCCTTCCACATCGTCGCCAAATCGCCGATCGCGCGGCTCGCCGCTTGGGCCCACGAACGCGGCTGGGAGCACCTGTCGCTGCTGTCCACCGCCGGCAACAGCTACGATGCCGATTACTTCGGCGATACGTCGAAATTCTCCAGGGGGATGCGCGCCCAGCATCATGTTCCGGACGGACAGAACTGGGACGAGACGATCTTCAACGTCTTCAAGAAGGCGAGCGGCAAGATCAGGCACTTCTGGGGGTCGGAGATGAGCTTTGCGCCGCCCGCGCCGAAGCAACACCATCGCGCGGGCGATCTGGTCGATCCGCTCTGGGGCCTGCTCGACATGACGCCCGAGGGGCGCGGCGACTTCTTCCCCAAGGTGCGCTACGACTGA
- a CDS encoding NADH:ubiquinone oxidoreductase subunit NDUFA12 has translation MKQFFLKLFTWWNGQTFGTQLWTWRFGELVGQDEQGNRYYRTRGGAIDPALGFERRWVIYNGYAEASRVPPDWHGWLHHVVDVPPTEINYQPREWEKPHQPNLTGTPRAYRPAGSTLASGKRPKATGDYQPWTPG, from the coding sequence ATGAAACAATTCTTCCTCAAGCTCTTCACCTGGTGGAATGGCCAGACCTTTGGCACCCAACTCTGGACCTGGCGGTTCGGGGAACTGGTCGGCCAGGACGAGCAGGGCAACCGCTACTATCGCACCCGCGGCGGGGCGATCGACCCGGCGCTCGGATTCGAGCGGCGCTGGGTAATCTATAACGGCTATGCGGAAGCGAGCCGCGTTCCGCCGGACTGGCATGGCTGGCTGCATCACGTCGTCGACGTGCCGCCGACCGAGATCAACTACCAGCCACGCGAATGGGAAAAGCCGCACCAGCCGAACCTGACGGGCACGCCGAGAGCCTACCGGCCGGCCGGTTCGACGCTCGCCAGCGGCAAGCGGCCAAAGGCGACCGGCGACTATCAACCCTGGACGCCAGGCTAA
- a CDS encoding BA14K family protein has translation MNSLKVLGAAAALALVLPMASPSFAQGRGHGGGGGGAHFGSGGGGGAHFGGGGARMGGGGFSGGAAMRGGGGNFAANAAARPGGASPSFSTGGRSFAAGAAMRPGVTSPSVTTGGTRFAAAGTGGTWRGGNWRGGDWRGGYWRHRGGFWPGVAAGATIGALGSYAYYGGGPYYDDSYYYGDTYYDEEPSVAVVPDGGGDSAAYCAQRYRSYDPASGTYLGYDGQRHPCP, from the coding sequence ATGAACAGTCTGAAAGTTTTGGGCGCAGCCGCAGCGCTGGCGCTGGTTCTGCCGATGGCGTCGCCGAGCTTTGCACAGGGGCGCGGCCACGGCGGTGGTGGTGGAGGCGCCCACTTCGGCAGCGGAGGCGGCGGCGGTGCTCACTTCGGTGGAGGCGGCGCGCGCATGGGTGGCGGCGGCTTCAGTGGCGGCGCGGCGATGCGCGGTGGCGGCGGCAATTTCGCAGCGAACGCCGCAGCACGTCCGGGCGGCGCTTCGCCGTCCTTCAGCACAGGCGGCCGCAGCTTCGCAGCCGGTGCCGCGATGCGTCCGGGCGTAACCTCGCCGTCCGTCACGACCGGCGGCACACGCTTCGCAGCCGCAGGAACCGGCGGTACCTGGCGCGGCGGTAACTGGCGCGGTGGCGATTGGCGCGGTGGCTACTGGCGTCATCGCGGCGGCTTCTGGCCGGGCGTGGCGGCAGGTGCGACAATCGGCGCGCTGGGCTCATACGCCTATTATGGCGGCGGCCCGTACTACGATGACTCCTACTATTATGGTGACACCTATTACGACGAAGAGCCGTCCGTGGCCGTGGTGCCTGACGGCGGCGGCGACTCCGCAGCCTACTGCGCTCAGCGCTACAGGTCGTATGATCCGGCGTCCGGCACATATCTCGGCTATGACGGACAGCGGCATCCCTGCCCGTAA
- a CDS encoding response regulator: MPRILVVDDDPMVGATIEVLLQRQGFDVTLTDGGETGLAALEAQTFDVMLVDIFMPHMRGFESIRIFHERAPTIPLIAMSGYAFASSASPSPDFLRMALELGAMRCLRKPFTPEALLTTIKECLAGPGETTPLKDKKEAP, from the coding sequence ATGCCGCGTATCCTCGTGGTTGATGACGATCCGATGGTCGGCGCGACCATCGAGGTCCTCCTCCAACGTCAGGGCTTCGACGTCACGCTGACTGACGGCGGCGAAACAGGGCTTGCTGCGCTCGAGGCACAGACCTTTGATGTCATGCTAGTCGACATCTTCATGCCGCACATGCGCGGCTTCGAATCCATCCGCATCTTTCACGAGCGCGCCCCGACGATTCCGCTGATCGCGATGTCCGGTTACGCCTTCGCTTCGTCCGCCTCGCCCTCTCCCGATTTCTTGCGCATGGCGCTGGAGCTCGGCGCGATGCGCTGCCTGCGCAAGCCGTTCACGCCGGAAGCGCTGCTGACCACGATCAAGGAATGCCTCGCCGGCCCCGGCGAGACCACACCGCTGAAGGACAAGAAAGAAGCCCCTTGA